A window of Candidatus Fermentibacter sp. genomic DNA:
TGCTGGGCATTCCCCTGGCGGCCGTCATCACCAGCGAATGGGAGGACTACCTCGCGAGGAGGAGGGCGGAGGCCGTCCTGAAATCCTAGCCTCTCCGGTCAGGGGTTCCCGTATCTCTCCTCGAGCCATGGGTCGCCCCTGGGATGATACCCGCGGCTCTCCCAGTATCCCGGCAGGTCATCCGGCATGAATTCGAGACCCGTCACCCATTTCGCCGCCTTGTAGGCGTAGAGCTGCGGTACGATGAGCCTGACCGGGAATCCGTGCTCGGGCGCGAGCGCCTCCCCGTCGAGCTCGAAGGCCAGCATGACGCCATCCCTGCCGAACTCCTCGAGAGGTACGTTGGTGGTGTAGCCGTCCGCGCAGTGCACCATGACAGAAACGGCCCCCGGCAGAGGACGGGCCAGTTCGAGGATCGCCCTGGAGGGGATCCCCGTCCACACGTCGCCCCGCCTCGACCATCCCGTGACGCAGTGGAGGTCGAGGGTGTCCGTGACGGCACCGAGCGCGAGGAATCCGTTCCAGTCGAGCACGGTGTCGACTTCCGCGAGGCCCAGTATCTCCAGCCTCCAGTCCTCGCGCGACAACGAGACGTCTCCTGCGAAGGAATAGACCGGGAATCGTTCCGTCCAGACCTGGCCGGGGGGGAGGGCCGGAAGGCCCACCCCCCTCCCCGCCGCAGGAGGAGCCCGGGAACATCATCGACAGCGCGGAGAGGACGACACCGGCCGTCCTCACTCGGATGCGGGCTGCCCGGAAGCGGCTCCGTCCTCCGCCTCGCGGACGGGGTCGCCGTCCGCGACCCTGAGCTGGCCCTCGACGATGACCCTGTCGCCCGGGTTCAGACCCTCGACTATCTCCACCAGGCCGTCATTCATGATGCCGGTCACCACCGGGACCATGCGGGCGACCCCGTCGACCTCGAGGGCTACTTCGTAGCCGTCCGCGAGACGCCTCAGCGCGACGTCCGGGAGGACCATGGCGTTCTCCGACGTCCTGACGGATATGGCCACCCTGCCGCCCATGCCCGGGTACAGGCGCCCGTCGGGATTGCCGAAGGCGACCTCCACCGGGACCAGCCCGGAAACCGGATCGACAGAACGCGCGGCGGCCGTCACGATGCCGGGGAAGCTCTCTTCTCCGTAGGCGATGACGCTGACACGCGCGGTCTGGCCGGGTTCGAGCATCGCGAGGAACCTCTCCGGCACGAGCACCTCGGCTCTCAGGTTCTCGGCGTTCGATATCGACACCGCCGGCCCGCCGCCGGCCATGTTGCCCTCCCGGACCCAGATCCTGCCTATCCTGCCGTCGAACGGAGCCACTATGAGGGAATTGTCCGCCGCGCTGTAGGCCTGGCTCGCACCCGCCACGGCCTGCTGCCTCGCGGCCTCGGCGGAGGCGTACATTGTCTCGGCCGTCTCCAGCTCCTGGACGCTCACCGCCCCGGCCTCGTAGAGCGAGCGCATCCTCTCGAGGGCCCTGGCGGCATTCTGCTCGGCCGACCTGGCGGCAGCCACTCCGGCGCTGGCCGCCGAGGACCCGGCCAGGAACTGCGCGTCGGAGGAGAGCCTCACGAGGGGCGTTCCCGCCGTGACGCTGTCGCCTTCGCTGACCAGCACCTCCTCGACGCGGCCCCCGGCCCCGGGGTACACCAGGGCCTCGTCGAGGCCCTCGAGCCTCGTGGAGGCCACCACCTCCTCGGAGATGGGGGATGGTGCCATCGTGACAACCCGCACCACCACGGCCTCTCCCGGCCCCGTGCCTTCTCCCGGGCCGCAGGCCGCCGTCGACAGCACCGCTGCAGCGATAATGACTCCGGTATGCTTCATGGTTTCTCCCGACGAGTGTATGCCGACTCGATCTCTAGAATTCCAGCGTGCCGGTCGCCCTGGCGAGCGCCGCCTCGGCGACCCTGAGCCCGTACAGCGCGTTGGCCTGGTTGGTCCTCGCGGCCGTCAGGGCCAGGAAGGCCTGGTCCATCTCGAGCCTCGTGATCACGCCGGCCTCGTAGGAGACGCTGGCTATCCCGGCGCCCTCCTCGGCCGAGGCCACCGTCGCCGTCGTGGCCGAAACCGACTCCCTCGCGAGCATCAGGTTGTTCCATGCCTGGACCAGGCCCAGTTCGCTGTAGTCCTCGATGGTGCCGGCCCCCGCATCGGCCGAGAGCCTGCCGGCCCTGGCCGCCTGGTAGGAGGAGACGTCGGTGAGCTGGTCGAATATGGGAACTTCGATCGCGAGCGTGGTGGACCATGCCCGGTCGTAGTCGCCGGCCTCGAATCTCCAGTCCTCCCGCGCGGCCTGCCAGGCATACTCGGTCTGCAGGATCACCGTGGGCGCGAAGGCGCCGCGCGCCAGACCCACCGAGGCGTCACCCGCCCGCCTCATCGCCTCGGCCGTGCGCAGCTCCGGGCTGTTGTCGCGCATCAGCGCCTCCGCCTCCTCGAGGGACGACGGGAGATCGAGGGGGAGGGGGTCGGAGAGGCTGCCTTCCGCCGGCACTTCGGACGTGCTCGTCATGCCCACGGCCACGGAGAAGGCCGAACGGGCGTCGATGACCGCGCTCGAGGCCGCAAGGGCCTCGGGCTTCCTGTTCTCGTATGCGACGCTGCTCTGGAGCAGCTCGAACCTCGATATCGTGCCGGCCTCGTATCTGCGGCTGGCGATCCCGTAGCCCGCCTCCGCTATCGAAAGGGCTTCGGAGGCCACCCTCTCCAGTTCGACGGCGAGGAGGACGCCGTGGAACGACCGAACGACTTCGAGGACGGCATCCTGCCGGGATGCGTCGAGTGATGCGGAGGCGATATCCTCGGAGGCCTCCGCCAGGCTCGAACCCGCCATGCCCTGGGCCGTGAAGAGCGGGACGGCGGCCGTGATCCCGACCTGGGAAGCGTACTCGGCGCCCGTCGGGAACGATCCCACACCGGGGATCTCCATCACCGAGACGTCATGGTTCCGCACGAAGGCGGCCCCGAAGGAGACGGATGGCAGGAACCACAGGTCCGCGCTGCGCCGCTGCCACTCCGCGGAGGACAGGTCCGACCTGGCCGCGGCGACGTCGTTCCTGTTCTCCAGGGCGTTCCGCACGGCCTCGTCGAGGGTCATGGAGAAGGCCGGCACGGTACACAGGGCGACGAGCAATGCTGTTCTGTTCATTGGATCTCCCGGGCTATCTCCCGATGCCCCGCATCAGGATTCCGACCATCTCGCCGGCTGACGGAGCGGTCGCCGTTCCGGCCGACGGATCTTTCAGGGTCATGTGCAGGATGGACGTGAACGTCCTGCACAGGATCTGGACGGGAACGTCCTTCCGGAACTCTCCCCTCTCCACTCCACGCTTCATCAGATCGGACATCAGCTCCTCGATCCTGGCGAACCTGCCCATCATCGAGGGGAAGAGCGCCTTCACGCCGGAATCGGCATGGCATGCGAGATGGGCCCTGGCGAAGTCGGGATTGTCCCTGTGGGCCAGGATCATCGCCGCCGCGATCCTCTCCAGGGAGGCGCTCACCGGTCCGTCGGACAGGAGCTCCCGCTCCAGGAAGCCCTCTATGAGTGAGTTCACGTGGTCGACTATCGCGAGGAGCAGGCCCTCCTTGTTTCGGAAGTAGTAGTAGATGGTGGGCTTGGTGAAGCCGCTGGCCTCGGCCACGTCCTTCATCGACAGGTCCGAGTAGCCCTTCTCGCCCAGCACCCTTATCGCCGCCTTCAGGATCCCTTCCTTGGTCCCCACGGCATCGTTCCGTTCCGTCATCGTTCCTCCCGTTCCTCATCGAGGATCGGGCGATTATACCTAACGGTAGGTAAGGGTCAATCCCGGTCTCCGGCTTGTTGACTTGGAAGCGGCCCTGACCCATTTTTTACGACCAGGATTCGGAAAACGCAGGGTCTCAAAGACTGTCAAGGAGGTTGCCGTGGACGGTCCGAAGAAGTACCCCTTCTGCGAGATCGACCAGGAGGAGTGCAAGGGTTGCGGGCTGTGCGTGAACGCATGCCCCGCGAAGGTCCTCGAGCTGTCGACCCATCTGAACTCGAAGGGGTATCATCCGTCGGGATACAAGGGATCCGGCTGCATCGGGTGCGGGAGCTGCTTCTACTCCTGCCCGGAGCCCGGGGCCATCACAGTCTATCTCAAGGACTACGTCCCGGAGGGGGTGTGACATGGCCAGGAAGCTGATGAAGGGCAACTATGCAGCCGTCTACGGCGCGGCCCTTGCCGGGTGCGAGGCCTATTACGGATACCCCATCACCCCCGCGAGCGAGATAGCCGAAGCCGCGGCAGACCTCTTCCCCAGGCTCGGCAGGACCTTCCTCCAGGCCGAGTGCGAGACTGCGTCGATCAACATGGTCTACGGCGCCGCAGGCTGCGGCAAGAGGGTGATGACCGCGAGCTCGGGCCCCGGGATCAGCCTCAAGCAGGAGGGGCTCTCCTACTGCGCCGGCTCGGCCCTCCCGTGCGTCGTGGTCGACGTGATGAGGGGAGGCCCCGGCCTCGGCAACATCGGACCCGAGCAATCCGACTACAACCAGGTCGTCAAGGGCGGCGGGCACGGCAACTACAGGGTGATCGTGCTGGCCCCCAACTCCTGCCAGGAGATGTGCGACCTCACGATGCTGGCGTTCGAGCTGGCGGACAAGTACCGCAATCCCGCCTTCGTCCTCACGGACGGCGTCATCGGCCAGATGATGGAATCCGTCGAGATCCCCGAGCCTGTCTCCTCGCTGCCCGACAAGTCGTCCTGGGCCGTGAAGGGCGACGCCGGCACGAGGCACCTCATCAACTCCATCTACCTCGCGCACGACGAACTCGAGGCCTGGAACAACCATCTCCTCGAGAAGTACCGGACCATCGAGCGCG
This region includes:
- a CDS encoding molybdopterin-dependent oxidoreductase, with protein sequence MGLPALPPGQVWTERFPVYSFAGDVSLSREDWRLEILGLAEVDTVLDWNGFLALGAVTDTLDLHCVTGWSRRGDVWTGIPSRAILELARPLPGAVSVMVHCADGYTTNVPLEEFGRDGVMLAFELDGEALAPEHGFPVRLIVPQLYAYKAAKWVTGLEFMPDDLPGYWESRGYHPRGDPWLEERYGNP
- a CDS encoding efflux RND transporter periplasmic adaptor subunit — its product is MKHTGVIIAAAVLSTAACGPGEGTGPGEAVVVRVVTMAPSPISEEVVASTRLEGLDEALVYPGAGGRVEEVLVSEGDSVTAGTPLVRLSSDAQFLAGSSAASAGVAAARSAEQNAARALERMRSLYEAGAVSVQELETAETMYASAEAARQQAVAGASQAYSAADNSLIVAPFDGRIGRIWVREGNMAGGGPAVSISNAENLRAEVLVPERFLAMLEPGQTARVSVIAYGEESFPGIVTAAARSVDPVSGLVPVEVAFGNPDGRLYPGMGGRVAISVRTSENAMVLPDVALRRLADGYEVALEVDGVARMVPVVTGIMNDGLVEIVEGLNPGDRVIVEGQLRVADGDPVREAEDGAASGQPASE
- a CDS encoding TolC family protein gives rise to the protein MNRTALLVALCTVPAFSMTLDEAVRNALENRNDVAAARSDLSSAEWQRRSADLWFLPSVSFGAAFVRNHDVSVMEIPGVGSFPTGAEYASQVGITAAVPLFTAQGMAGSSLAEASEDIASASLDASRQDAVLEVVRSFHGVLLAVELERVASEALSIAEAGYGIASRRYEAGTISRFELLQSSVAYENRKPEALAASSAVIDARSAFSVAVGMTSTSEVPAEGSLSDPLPLDLPSSLEEAEALMRDNSPELRTAEAMRRAGDASVGLARGAFAPTVILQTEYAWQAAREDWRFEAGDYDRAWSTTLAIEVPIFDQLTDVSSYQAARAGRLSADAGAGTIEDYSELGLVQAWNNLMLARESVSATTATVASAEEGAGIASVSYEAGVITRLEMDQAFLALTAARTNQANALYGLRVAEAALARATGTLEF
- a CDS encoding TetR/AcrR family transcriptional regulator codes for the protein MTERNDAVGTKEGILKAAIRVLGEKGYSDLSMKDVAEASGFTKPTIYYYFRNKEGLLLAIVDHVNSLIEGFLERELLSDGPVSASLERIAAAMILAHRDNPDFARAHLACHADSGVKALFPSMMGRFARIEELMSDLMKRGVERGEFRKDVPVQILCRTFTSILHMTLKDPSAGTATAPSAGEMVGILMRGIGR
- a CDS encoding 4Fe-4S dicluster domain-containing protein; the protein is MDGPKKYPFCEIDQEECKGCGLCVNACPAKVLELSTHLNSKGYHPSGYKGSGCIGCGSCFYSCPEPGAITVYLKDYVPEGV
- a CDS encoding 3-methyl-2-oxobutanoate dehydrogenase subunit VorB; protein product: MARKLMKGNYAAVYGAALAGCEAYYGYPITPASEIAEAAADLFPRLGRTFLQAECETASINMVYGAAGCGKRVMTASSGPGISLKQEGLSYCAGSALPCVVVDVMRGGPGLGNIGPEQSDYNQVVKGGGHGNYRVIVLAPNSCQEMCDLTMLAFELADKYRNPAFVLTDGVIGQMMESVEIPEPVSSLPDKSSWAVKGDAGTRHLINSIYLAHDELEAWNNHLLEKYRTIERDEVRFEEYRMEDAEYAVIGYGCISRVLRTVVDEAREKGVRIGLFRPITLFPFPKAAIAGLPGRGVRRVLTIELSTGQMVDDVDLALGGKLKSDFYYRVGGNVPSATEILGRISEMYGVGI